The genomic stretch CACGAAACCAGCTCCTAAAATATGACCAAAACTAAGAGTTGCTAATAATTCAGGTAAGCCAAATTTCTTCCATAAAGCTGGTTTTTCTACGGGTAAATCTGGCCCAATTCCCGCTTTTTGAATCGCAAAACGTCCAATAAAAATCGCTAATAAGTTGGCAGAAATCATTACTAATGCTACATTAAAATTCCAAGTTACAGTTTGAGGAATAATGCCAAAAAGACTCGATAATACTAAAAAATCCATAATTTTTATCAAAATTGATTTATCTTAACTATTGTCGATATGGTAATATTTATAGGATCTTTTTTGCTCGTTATCTTAAAGATTATTAATCTTTTTTACTTATTAACTTTTATTACTTAATATTTGCTTTTTCACTATTATGCGCATCAAAATCTGTGGAGTTACATTATTAGAACAAGCAATTTCGATCGCTGAATTAGGAGTAGATACATTAGGATTTATATGTGTAAAGACATCACCTCGATATATCAAACCAGAAGATATAAAGAATATAATTAAGATATTACCTCCAGAAATGAGCAAGGTAGGAGTATTTGTTAACGAAAATGTAGAGAATATAATTACTTTAGTCAAAGAAACCGGAT from Geminocystis sp. NIES-3709 encodes the following:
- the psaK gene encoding photosystem I reaction center subunit PsaK encodes the protein MDFLVLSSLFGIIPQTVTWNFNVALVMISANLLAIFIGRFAIQKAGIGPDLPVEKPALWKKFGLPELLATLSFGHILGAGFVLGLSNAGLL